In Synechocystis sp. PCC 6714, the following are encoded in one genomic region:
- a CDS encoding 2Fe-2S iron-sulfur cluster-binding protein, with the protein MNNCVISFPKTTFSCLSLKAHACLAEYLTVENSPILFGCRTGLCGTCLVKVIGEIPPPKAEERELLAILAPQDSQARLACQIELTGDIAISPYQTDAI; encoded by the coding sequence ATGAATAATTGCGTAATTTCTTTTCCCAAAACTACTTTTTCCTGCCTATCATTAAAAGCCCATGCTTGTCTAGCAGAATATTTAACTGTGGAGAACTCACCGATTTTATTTGGTTGTCGCACAGGGTTATGCGGCACTTGTTTGGTGAAAGTTATTGGTGAAATTCCCCCGCCTAAAGCGGAAGAAAGGGAATTATTAGCAATTCTAGCCCCCCAGGATTCCCAAGCAAGGCTTGCCTGTCAGATTGAGTTAACGGGAGACATTGCCATTAGCCCTTATCAAACCGATGCAATTTGA
- a CDS encoding Calvin cycle protein CP12, translating into MSNIQEKIEQELANARQVCSTDEASPAECAAAWDAVEELEAEAAHQRQQHPTQTPLEKFCDENPDAAECRIYDD; encoded by the coding sequence ATGAGCAATATTCAAGAAAAAATCGAACAGGAGCTAGCCAACGCTAGACAGGTTTGCAGCACTGATGAAGCTTCCCCGGCGGAGTGCGCCGCGGCCTGGGATGCGGTGGAAGAGCTAGAAGCGGAGGCCGCCCACCAACGCCAACAACACCCAACCCAAACCCCCCTAGAAAAATTCTGTGACGAAAACCCCGACGCCGCTGAGTGCCGCATTTACGACGACTAA
- a CDS encoding DUF3143 domain-containing protein encodes MSLPAPETPLYNHPLPQLERWLMTLGCQQNRGDRHCWFLKQGDWDAELSLDTEELVVCYFPHQQQRKVVRSFKYSLSRQDVEAAVLEGP; translated from the coding sequence ATGAGTCTCCCTGCTCCGGAAACGCCCCTCTACAATCATCCCCTACCGCAACTGGAACGCTGGCTCATGACCCTGGGCTGTCAACAGAATCGTGGCGATCGCCATTGTTGGTTTCTCAAGCAAGGAGATTGGGATGCGGAACTGAGTTTGGATACCGAAGAATTGGTGGTCTGCTACTTTCCCCACCAACAGCAACGGAAAGTGGTGCGAAGCTTCAAATATTCCCTCAGCCGTCAAGACGTGGAAGCAGCAGTGCTGGAAGGACCCTAG
- a CDS encoding DUF2854 domain-containing protein produces the protein MLPKISLAAVGLTVGGILTITGFVAYALDYATLNLAGFFYGIPLVLGGLALKAAELKPIPFSQPTPEKIVTLRNQLATPTQNQIRKDVTRYRYGQEAHLDESLERLGLSPTDEERPVLTSLLEQQWEGKYVLTLSFDSPFISLETWQGKQEKIAKFFGPDLEVTVSQPQEKVVLVNLISQLALP, from the coding sequence ATGCTTCCTAAAATTTCTTTGGCCGCGGTGGGATTAACAGTGGGGGGGATTCTCACCATCACAGGCTTTGTAGCCTACGCCCTGGATTATGCCACCCTCAATTTGGCTGGCTTTTTCTATGGTATTCCCCTGGTGTTGGGCGGATTGGCCCTTAAGGCGGCGGAGTTGAAACCAATTCCCTTCAGTCAACCGACCCCGGAAAAAATTGTCACCCTACGGAATCAACTGGCTACCCCCACCCAAAACCAAATTCGTAAGGATGTGACCCGTTACCGTTACGGCCAGGAAGCCCACTTAGACGAATCCCTGGAGCGACTGGGGTTGAGCCCCACCGATGAGGAACGGCCTGTGCTTACTAGCCTCTTGGAACAGCAGTGGGAAGGAAAATATGTGCTGACCCTAAGTTTTGATTCTCCCTTTATCAGCCTCGAAACCTGGCAAGGAAAACAGGAAAAAATTGCCAAGTTTTTTGGACCAGATCTGGAGGTTACTGTCAGTCAGCCCCAGGAAAAAGTGGTGCTAGTCAACCTAATTTCCCAATTAGCCCTCCCGTAA
- a CDS encoding S-layer homology domain-containing protein, which yields MPRVLAQSSSFGDLQGYWGSQYVTNLAERGIIGGFPDGSFQPNGEITRAQFAAIAVKAFNLPSGNSARNFRDVPANYWAAPAILAVSNSGLVTGFPDGSFRPEERITRAQALVILSKALGNNTNANPDGLNAYGDRQAVPEWAMDSVARAANAGIIVNFPNTNQINPNNLATRGEVAGLVYQTLVKLGDGNFAPINIGLNNSVTPAPTPPPLSGLVIDRMETNSNPRQPLREGDDLMIRVYGTPGATASFELDGLNQNRSLTMQEVQSGIYETTYRIGRGDRQINARPVITFSRSGQNSVSRQFNRAIAINPDNSGDPNNSGNSGNIGYTLRPEITNFINNDVIRLPDNLIGQTLPGANVEVKMEALRTVMGMLNISQNVFQATVRADQNGQFIVYIPQVNGESGTMYQVRMTATQGDQAQSSELLLQQE from the coding sequence ATGCCTAGGGTTTTGGCCCAGTCTTCTAGCTTTGGGGATTTACAGGGTTACTGGGGTAGTCAATACGTTACAAATCTAGCGGAACGGGGTATCATCGGCGGTTTTCCCGATGGCTCCTTCCAGCCCAATGGGGAAATTACTAGGGCCCAGTTTGCGGCGATCGCCGTTAAGGCCTTTAATTTACCTTCCGGCAATAGTGCCCGTAATTTTCGGGATGTTCCGGCTAATTATTGGGCCGCCCCGGCAATTTTAGCGGTTAGTAATTCCGGCTTAGTAACGGGATTTCCCGACGGTAGTTTTCGCCCAGAAGAAAGGATTACCAGGGCCCAAGCTTTAGTGATTTTGTCCAAAGCTTTGGGGAATAACACCAATGCCAACCCCGATGGTTTAAATGCCTATGGCGATCGCCAAGCGGTACCGGAATGGGCCATGGATAGTGTGGCGAGGGCGGCCAATGCGGGGATCATTGTTAATTTTCCCAATACTAACCAGATTAATCCCAATAACTTGGCCACTAGGGGAGAAGTGGCGGGGTTAGTTTACCAAACCTTAGTCAAGCTAGGGGACGGTAATTTTGCTCCCATTAATATTGGTCTTAATAACTCTGTCACCCCTGCCCCAACTCCACCGCCCCTAAGTGGTTTAGTAATCGACCGGATGGAAACCAACAGTAATCCTCGCCAGCCTTTACGGGAAGGGGACGATTTGATGATTCGAGTTTATGGCACCCCAGGAGCCACGGCCAGTTTTGAATTAGACGGGCTCAATCAGAATCGCTCTTTGACAATGCAGGAGGTTCAATCGGGTATTTATGAAACTACTTACCGCATTGGTCGGGGTGATCGCCAAATCAATGCTAGGCCGGTGATTACTTTCAGCCGTTCCGGGCAAAATTCCGTCAGTCGCCAATTCAACCGGGCGATCGCCATCAATCCTGACAACTCAGGTGATCCAAACAATTCCGGCAATTCTGGTAACATCGGTTACACTTTGCGACCGGAAATCACCAACTTTATCAACAACGACGTAATTCGTTTGCCGGATAATTTGATCGGTCAAACCCTTCCCGGGGCCAATGTGGAAGTAAAAATGGAAGCCCTCCGTACCGTGATGGGGATGCTGAATATTTCCCAGAATGTTTTTCAAGCCACTGTGCGGGCAGATCAAAATGGACAATTTATTGTTTATATTCCCCAGGTTAATGGGGAATCAGGTACCATGTATCAGGTAAGAATGACCGCCACCCAGGGCGATCAAGCCCAAAGCAGTGAGCTACTTCTACAGCAGGAATAG
- a CDS encoding alpha-amylase family glycosyl hydrolase has protein sequence MNTTKKIKGMGSILHPNGVAFRLWAPHADSVTVTGSFNNWDDQGQPMTAEENGFWYLDVPKAKAGDEYKYLIATPNGILKRIDPYAREVTNSVGNAIVHDPSFDWQGDDFAIASWNDLVIYELHVGTFNDDNKGDSAGEFSSISARLNYLKKLGVNAIQIMPIGEFAGEISWGYNPSHIFSVESSYGGPLAFKQFIKQAHGHGIAVILDVVYNHLGPSDLDLWQFDGWSEGDRGGIYFYNDDRASTPWGDTRPDYGRGEVRQYIIDNVLMWLDEYHIDGLRFDCTQFIRTVNGFEDQNLSDGWTLLQWVNEEVSRQFPGKITIAEDLQSNEWITKDIGAGGAGFSCQWDAMFVHPIRRAVITTADEDRSLAAVRDAINYRYNDDAFGRVIYSESHDEVANGQSRVPQEISPEDPKDWYAQKRSTLAAAMIFTAPGIPMLFQGQEFLEAGWFRDTVPVDWEQRDEFHGIVRLDRDLISLRRNLGGFSKGLCGQFTQVYHLNEAKNMIAFHRWEQGGINDDVVVVANFSNQPHYNYTLGLPAEGFWPLRFNSDWQGYSDAFGDFLSTDTRGEPGEYDGFPWHGLVSIGPYSVLIFSR, from the coding sequence ATGAATACGACCAAAAAAATCAAAGGAATGGGATCAATTTTACATCCCAATGGTGTTGCTTTTCGGCTCTGGGCTCCCCACGCTGATTCCGTTACCGTTACTGGTTCCTTTAACAATTGGGATGACCAGGGACAGCCTATGACGGCGGAGGAAAATGGTTTTTGGTATCTTGATGTGCCCAAAGCTAAAGCGGGGGATGAGTATAAATATTTAATTGCAACTCCTAACGGAATACTCAAACGCATTGACCCCTATGCCAGGGAAGTAACCAATTCCGTGGGTAATGCCATTGTCCATGATCCTAGCTTTGATTGGCAGGGGGATGATTTTGCCATAGCTTCCTGGAATGACTTGGTCATTTATGAGTTACATGTGGGTACTTTTAATGATGACAATAAAGGGGATTCTGCAGGGGAATTTTCCTCTATTTCTGCTCGACTTAATTACTTGAAAAAACTTGGTGTTAATGCCATTCAGATCATGCCCATTGGTGAGTTTGCTGGGGAGATTTCCTGGGGCTATAATCCTTCCCATATTTTTTCTGTGGAAAGTAGCTATGGCGGCCCTTTAGCTTTTAAGCAATTTATTAAGCAAGCCCATGGCCATGGCATCGCCGTTATTTTAGATGTGGTTTACAATCACCTCGGCCCAAGTGATTTAGACCTTTGGCAATTTGATGGTTGGTCCGAAGGCGATCGGGGGGGGATCTATTTTTACAATGATGACCGGGCCAGTACTCCTTGGGGGGACACCAGACCGGATTATGGCCGGGGGGAAGTGCGGCAATATATTATTGACAACGTGTTGATGTGGTTGGATGAGTACCACATTGATGGCTTACGTTTTGATTGCACCCAATTTATTCGCACCGTCAATGGTTTTGAAGACCAAAATTTATCCGATGGCTGGACTCTTTTACAATGGGTTAATGAGGAAGTTAGCCGACAGTTTCCCGGTAAAATCACCATTGCTGAAGACTTGCAAAGTAATGAATGGATAACTAAAGATATTGGAGCTGGGGGAGCAGGATTTAGTTGTCAATGGGACGCTATGTTTGTTCATCCCATTCGACGGGCTGTAATCACTACGGCGGATGAAGATCGTTCCTTGGCCGCTGTTCGGGATGCCATCAACTACCGTTATAACGATGATGCGTTTGGTCGAGTGATTTACAGCGAATCCCACGATGAAGTTGCCAATGGCCAATCCCGAGTTCCCCAGGAAATTAGTCCCGAAGATCCAAAAGATTGGTATGCCCAAAAGCGTTCTACCCTAGCGGCGGCAATGATCTTTACGGCCCCAGGGATTCCCATGTTGTTCCAGGGCCAGGAATTTTTGGAAGCGGGTTGGTTTCGGGATACAGTGCCGGTGGATTGGGAGCAACGGGATGAATTCCATGGCATTGTGCGACTTGATCGAGATTTAATTAGTTTGCGGCGTAATTTAGGCGGTTTTAGCAAAGGCCTTTGTGGGCAATTTACCCAGGTTTATCACCTCAATGAAGCCAAGAATATGATTGCTTTTCACCGTTGGGAGCAAGGGGGTATCAATGACGATGTGGTGGTGGTGGCTAATTTTTCCAATCAGCCCCACTATAACTACACCCTAGGCTTACCGGCCGAAGGATTTTGGCCGTTACGTTTTAACAGTGATTGGCAGGGATATAGTGATGCCTTTGGTGATTTTTTAAGCACAGATACTAGGGGAGAACCTGGAGAGTACGACGGTTTTCCTTGGCATGGATTGGTATCCATTGGCCCTTATAGTGTGTTGATTTTTTCTAGGTAG